One Apostichopus japonicus isolate 1M-3 chromosome 7, ASM3797524v1, whole genome shotgun sequence genomic region harbors:
- the LOC139970222 gene encoding uncharacterized protein, with protein sequence METPKYAVVVFTEEDGVSMVPISWCIDDSNCYWPPYKSTLRFQKSVRMEETPGANWTTHAIRILSRTDSYDKARMQMIRAEDTSDLQSDAETTNKRRKRVNRKYLSSDEDADEDSDNDNLVAAPSPPLPPSTSSVLSTPSRRALLSASSPNDSQPSLNSSYATSSGFAETPSSGYCSESNLAINATNRTILRLLTELKSDVKELKQQVRVNNMLLKDMIVARPEEDEEFALPEGITIPVGSLEELINLDDCIETNKALERYLLKRLSILGGNTLKECVKRILGDVLSNAVATKLNCTGTTGKTAFAKLHMRNIIEKAVRRNQATAQSTTSDIQAAVVRFLKGASDREGGRKSRTTPQTVDE encoded by the exons ATGGAAACACCAAAGTATGCTGTTGTTGTGTTTACTGAGGAAGATGGAGTCAGCATGGTACCAATAAGCTGGTGTATAGATGACAGTAATTGCTACTGGCCACCATATAAGTCAACATTAAGGTTCCAGAAATCTGTAAGGATGGAGGAAACCCCAGGCGCCAACTGGACGACTCATGCTATTAGGATATTGTCAAGAACTG ATTCATACGATAAGGCTCGCATGCAGATGATACGGGCTGAGGACACATCAGACTTGCAGTCAGATGctgaaacaacaaataaaagaCGAAAGAG ggtgaacagaaaatatcttTCTTCGGATGAAGATGCTGATGAGGACAGCGATAATGATAATCTAGTCGCTGCTCCCAGTCCACCTTTACCACCATCAACGTCATCTGTTTTGTCGACTCCTTCACGCCGAGCATTGCTATCAGCGTCATCCCCAAATGACTCCCAGCCTTCTTTGAATTCTTCCTATGCAACTTCTTCTGGTTTTGCAGAAACACCTTCATCAGGATATTGTTCAGAAAGTAACCTTGCCATCAATG CAACAAACCGTACCATATTGAGGCTGTTAACTGAACTTAAATCGGACGTTAAAGAACTAAAGCAGCAAGTCAGGGTCAACAATATGCTGCTGAAAGACATGATTGTAGCAAGACCAGAGGAAGATGAAGAATTTGCTCTACCTGAAGGAATAACTATTCCTGTGGGATCTTTGGAGGAGTTAATTAACCTGGATGACtgtattgaaacaaacaaggcTTTGGAAAGATATTTG TTAAAAAGACTATCAATTCTTGGTGGCAACACGTTGAAGGAGTGTGTCAAAAGAATCCTGGGGGATGTATTGTCAAATGCAGTAGCTACCAAACTGAACTGTACAGGTACAACTGGGAAAACAGCCTTTGCGAAGCTACATATGAGGAACATAATTGAGA AAGCTGTACGAAGGAATCAAGCAACTGCCCAATCGACTACATCTGACATTCAGGCAGCGGTCGTGAGATTTCTGAAGGGTGCATCTGATCGTGAGGGAGGGCGAAAATCTCGGACTACACCACAAACAGTTGACGAGTGA